The following DNA comes from Mucilaginibacter jinjuensis.
GATTGAAAAAGGACAGGTTTACAAACTTGACTGCAGCGAGAAGTTTATCCCTCAAAAAATGACCATCAAAACTTACGAAGATCACCGCATGGCGATGGCCTTCGCACCGCTAGCCCTCATCATCCCCGAACTGGAAGTTGAAGAAGCCGCAGTGGTTGATAAATCTTACCCGGCGTTCTGGACTGATCTGGAAAAGGCAGGGTTTGAAGTGTTGGACGTTTAATCTACAAAATACACGTCATTGCGAGGTACGAAGCAATCCCCTACTTACAGAGCAACTCTGTATAGTCGAACTGCACAGTCGGTGATTGCTTCGTACCTCGCAATGACGTTCTAAAATATAATACAAAGAGTAAAAAAGGTAATCTCAATACTCAAATCTAATATCTCACATCTAAACACATGGCAGGCAATACCTTCGGGCAAATATTCAGGATAACAACTTTTGGCGAATCGCATGGCGAGGCAATTGGTGTAATTATAGACGGCTGTCCGGCTCAACTGGACATCGACTTGGATTACATTCAATCAGAGCTGGACAAGCGCAAACCTGGTCAGTCTAAAATTACTACGCAACGTAAAGAGGCCGATACAGTAAAGATTCTTTCAGGCGTATTTGAAGGTAAAACAACCGGTACACCTATCGCGATGATTATCCCGAATGAAGATCAACGCTCTAAGGATTACAGCCATAATACAGATGTGTTCCGCCCATCGCATGCCGATTATACTTACCACAGTAAATATGGCATCCGCGATCACCGTGGTGGCGGCCGTTCATCAGCCCGCGAAACTGCTGCCCGTGTGGCGGCAGGTGCGGTGGCTAAACTAATGCTTAAAGCAAAAGGAATCGAGGTAATTGCACACGTAAGCAGCGTAGGCAAAATTGATGCGCCGAATGTAGATATCAGCAATCCGCAAGCATTTATTGAAGAGCGTGAAAAAAATATTGTAAGATGTGTTGACCCGGCTACGGCTGAGGAAATGATCGAGAAGATCGACAGCATCCGTAAGCAAGGCGATACCATCGGTGGTAAAGTAACCTGCTTTATTACCAATTGCCCTGTTGGCTTGGGCGAACCTGTTTTCGATAAGCTACATGCGGACTTAGGCAAGGCGATGCTGAGCATCAACGCTGTACACGGTTTCGAATACGGTTCGGGCTTCGAGGGCAGCGAGATGCAAGGCTCTGAGCATAACGATTTGTTTGTAAACACCGGCGATCAGATCCGTACGCTGACCAATTATTCTGGCGGTATTCAGGGCGGTATCAGCAATGGTATGCCTATTAACTTTAAAGTAGCCTTTAAACCGGTAGCCACCATTATGACCAATCAGCAAACCGTTGATGCCAATGGCGATGCCGCCGAAATACAAGGCAAAGGCCGCCACGACCCTTGTGTGGTTCCGCGTGCTGTACCTATTGTAGAAGCGATGGCTGCGCTGGTTATTGCAGATCATTATTTAAGGAATAAATCGGCTATATTGTAAGCTGATATTTAAACCCCTTAAAAATGCCTGCCTTACAGCTTATTAATATTTATAATGAACTGCTTGCCTTACCAAACAAAAGCCCAGACAATATTATCACCTTCTATCAAAGCCATTTGCTTATTTTAAGCAATGTAACAAGTTTGGATACCGAAGATGAAATAACTGCTTTTATGGCAATTAACGATTGGTATACTAAAGCTTTAACTTATAAAAAGCAGTTCAATAATGCACTTGTAATAATAAATAAGGTGCTACCGATGATTGACAGTTCTATTGAAAAAATAAATTATTCACTTTTCAATAGTCAGCTTTATCAGGCTATCGTGTTTTCGAAAGCTATGTCCTGCAATCAGCTAAAAGATTATTCATCGGCCTATCCTATCTTAAAAAAGTTAGTTGATGCTGATCCTGAAAACGACATGTATAAGGTTTGGCTCAGGGCTTCTGATCATGGCAGGCAGCGCACAATTTTAAACATCTTAGAATTTGCCTTCGGCGCAATGATCCTGGTTGGTTTATTTAAAAGTTATATCCCGTTTGTGTTGGTCAAAAAATGGATATCAATAGTTGGGTTCATAGGTTTTGTTGCCTGTATAATCTATGAATATGATTTAAAGCGACACTTTAGAACGGCCAAAATATAGCAATACGCAATAGCACATTTAACTACAGGCACGCACGTACTTTCATTACCTTTACACCGTGACCTCTCCTATCCAGTTATACAAAAAAGCATATAGCGGCTTATCTCGCAATAGTTGGTACCTGTCGCTGGTGGTTTTAATTAACCGCAGCGGTACTATGGTACTGCCTTTCATGACCATTTACTGTACCCAGGCCCTGCATTTTACCATTGTGCAGGCAGGTATTATCATGGGTTTGTTTGGGCTGGGTTCTATAACAGGGGCATTTATCGGCGGCAAAATTACCGACAAGTACGGTTTTTACGATGTGCAGGTTTGCTCACTGCTTAGCGCAGGCTTGCTGTTTATTTTGCTGGGCTATCAAACCAACTTTTTTGCTATTTGCGGTTGTGTTTACATATTGAGTATGTGTAACGATGCCTTCCGTCCGGCCAACTCCACGGCCATTGCTGCTTACAGCACGCCCGAAAATAAGACCCGCTCCTATTCGCTCAACAGGTTGGCTGTAAACCTGGGCTGGTCGTTTGGTGGTGCATTGGGTGGTTTTTTGGCAGCGCACAATTATCATTTATTATTTTGGGTTGATGGTTGTACTAACCTGATGTCGGGATTGCTCTTGCTGAAAATCATGCCGAGATCC
Coding sequences within:
- the aroC gene encoding chorismate synthase; amino-acid sequence: MAGNTFGQIFRITTFGESHGEAIGVIIDGCPAQLDIDLDYIQSELDKRKPGQSKITTQRKEADTVKILSGVFEGKTTGTPIAMIIPNEDQRSKDYSHNTDVFRPSHADYTYHSKYGIRDHRGGGRSSARETAARVAAGAVAKLMLKAKGIEVIAHVSSVGKIDAPNVDISNPQAFIEEREKNIVRCVDPATAEEMIEKIDSIRKQGDTIGGKVTCFITNCPVGLGEPVFDKLHADLGKAMLSINAVHGFEYGSGFEGSEMQGSEHNDLFVNTGDQIRTLTNYSGGIQGGISNGMPINFKVAFKPVATIMTNQQTVDANGDAAEIQGKGRHDPCVVPRAVPIVEAMAALVIADHYLRNKSAIL